From Caretta caretta isolate rCarCar2 chromosome 14, rCarCar1.hap1, whole genome shotgun sequence, the proteins below share one genomic window:
- the MBTD1 gene encoding MBT domain-containing protein 1 isoform X3, whose amino-acid sequence MENTKDLTEHSSRSERKRRDSFGMFDGYDSCSEDTSSSSSSDESEEEVAPLPSSLPIIKNNGQVYTYPDGKSGMATCEMCGMVGVRDAFYSKTKRFCSVSCSRSYSSNSKKASILARLQGKPPTKKAKVLQKQPLVAKLAAYAQYQATLQNQVKTKTAAVPVEGFSWGNYITSNNLTAAPVTCFKHAPMGTCWGDISEGVRVEVPNTDCSLPTKVFWIAGIVKLAGYNALLRYEGFENDSSIDFWCNVCGSDIHPVGWCATSGKPLVPPRTIQHKYTNWKAFLVKRLTGAKTLPPDFSQKVSEGMQYPFKPSMRVEVVDKTHLCRTRVAVVDSVIGGRLRLVYEESEDKNDDFWCHMYSPLIHHIGWSRSIGHRFKRSDITKKQDGHYDAPPHLFAKVKEVDPSGEWFKEGMKLEAIDPLNLSAICVATIRKVLADGYLMIGIDGSEAADGSDWFCYHATSPSIFPVGFCEINAIELTPPRGYAKLPFKWFDYLRETDSIAAPVKLFNKEVPNHGFHIRMKLEAVDLMEPRLVCVATVTRIIHRLLRIHFDGWEEEYDQWVDCESPDLYPVGWCQLTGYQLQPPAPQTSRDSQSSSSKQKKKAKSQQYKGHKKKRKIPVVKKPVSLSSLPMAGGVRRSFSGDEELTPPPYRTLPAQTAPEAFQPPRTSQEFSPSLKTVTSLQLKEELLDGEEYNFLQGASDQESNGSASYYIKQEP is encoded by the exons aCTGAGCATTCTTCACGGTCAGAAAGGAAGAGACGTGACTCATTCGGGATGTTTGACGGTTATGATAGTTGTAGTGAGGACACTAGTAGCAGCTCAAGCTCTGATGAGAGTGAAGAAGAAGTTGCTCCCTTACCATCCAGTCTCCCCATTATCAAGAATAATGGACAGGTCTATACTTATCCAGATGGTAAATCTGGCATGG CTACCTGTGAGATGTGTGGGATGGTCGGTGTCCGAGATGCTTTTTACTCTAAGACAAAGCGTTTCTGTAGTGTTTCATGCTCCAGAAGTTACTCGTCAAACTCCAAGAAGGCCAGCATTCTGGCCAGACTTCAG GGTAAACCTCCAACTAAAAAGGCTAAAGTTCTCCAGAAACAACCTTTAGTGGCTAAACTAGCAGCATATGCTCAGTACCAGGCTACATTGCAGAACCAAGTGAAGACTAAAACAG CAGCTGTCCCTGTGGAAGGTTTCAGTTGGGGTAACTACATTACTAGCAATAATTTAACAGCAGCTCCTGTTACCTGTTTTAAACAT GCACCCATGGGGACGTGCTGGGGTGATATCTCAGAAGGAGTGCGAGTAGAAGTTCCGAACACAGACTGCAGCCTACCTACCAAAGTCTTCTGGATAGCTGGAATTGTGAAATTAGcag GCTACAATGCTTTGCTGAGATATGAAGGGTTTGAAAACGATTCAAGCATTGACTTCTGGTGCAACGTGTGTGGGTCTGACATCCATCCAGTTGGTTGGTGTGCAACTAGTGGGAAGCCTCTAGTCCCACCTAGAA CAATCCAACACAAATACACAAACTGGAAAGCTTTTCTAGTGAAGCGACTTACTGGTGCCAAAACTCTTCCTCCTGACTTTTCTCAGAAG GTGTCAGAAGGTATGCAGTATCCTTTCAAACCTTCCATGAGAGTAGAAGTTGTTGACAAAACGCATCTCTGTCGAACACGGGTAGCAGTTGTAGACAGTGTAATTGGAGGACGACTAAGATTGGTATATGAAGAAAGTGAAGACAAAAATGATGATTTCTGGTGCCATATGTACAGCCCACTCATTCATCACATTGGTTGGTCCCGAAGTATAGGACATCGCTTCAAAAGATCTG ATATTACAAAGAAACAGGACGGACATTATGATGCACCCCCACATTTATTTGCAAAG GTAAAAGAAGTAGATCCAAGTGGAGAATGGTTCAAGGAGGGAATGAAATTGGAGGCTATCGATCCCTTAAACCTGTCTGCAATATGTGTTGCAACCATTAGGAAG GTGTTAGCAGATGGCTATCTAATGATCGGTATTGATGGCTCAGAAGCAGCAGACGGATCTGACTGGTTTTGTTACCATGCCACCTCCCCTTCTATTTTTCCTGTTGGTTTCTGTGAAATTAATGCGATTGAGCTAACTCCACCCAGAG GTTATGCAAAACTCCCTTTCAAATGGTTTGACTACCTCAGGGAAACTGACTCTATAGCAGCACCTGTAAAACTCTTCAATAAG GAAGTTCCAAACCATGGGTTTCACATTCGAATGAAACTGGAGGCTGTAGATCTTATGGAACCACGCCTTGTATGTGTGGCCACCGTAACCCGCATCATCCATCGTCTACTGAGGATACATTTTGatggctgggaagaagaataTGATCAGTGGGTGGATTGCGAGTCCCCTGACCTCTATCCTGTAGGGTGGTGCCAATTAACTGGATATCAACTACAGCCTCCAGCACCACAAA CATCAAGAGATAGCCAGTCAAGTTCatcaaagcaaaagaaaaaggcTAAGTCACAACAGTACAAAGGACACAAGAAAA AGAGGAAGATACCAGTTGTGAAGAAGCCTGTCAGTTTGTCGAGCCTACCCATGGCAGGTGGGGTGCGGAGGAGCTTCTCTGGTGATGAAGAGTTGACTCCTCCTCCATATCGAACCCTTCCAGCACAGACAGCCCCGGAGGCCTTCCAGCCTCCCAGGACTAGCCAAGAGTTCAGTCCCAGCCTCAAAACAG
- the MBTD1 gene encoding MBT domain-containing protein 1 isoform X4 has translation MENTKDLTEHSSRSERKRRDSFGMFDGYDSCSEDTSSSSSSDESEEEVAPLPSSLPIIKNNGQVYTYPDGKSGMATCEMCGMVGVRDAFYSKTKRFCSVSCSRSYSSNSKKASILARLQGKPPTKKAKVLQKQPLVAKLAAYAQYQATLQNQVKTKTAVPVEGFSWGNYITSNNLTAAPVTCFKHAPMGTCWGDISEGVRVEVPNTDCSLPTKVFWIAGIVKLAGYNALLRYEGFENDSSIDFWCNVCGSDIHPVGWCATSGKPLVPPRTIQHKYTNWKAFLVKRLTGAKTLPPDFSQKVSEGMQYPFKPSMRVEVVDKTHLCRTRVAVVDSVIGGRLRLVYEESEDKNDDFWCHMYSPLIHHIGWSRSIGHRFKRSDITKKQDGHYDAPPHLFAKVKEVDPSGEWFKEGMKLEAIDPLNLSAICVATIRKVLADGYLMIGIDGSEAADGSDWFCYHATSPSIFPVGFCEINAIELTPPRGYAKLPFKWFDYLRETDSIAAPVKLFNKEVPNHGFHIRMKLEAVDLMEPRLVCVATVTRIIHRLLRIHFDGWEEEYDQWVDCESPDLYPVGWCQLTGYQLQPPAPQTSRDSQSSSSKQKKKAKSQQYKGHKKKRKIPVVKKPVSLSSLPMAGGVRRSFSGDEELTPPPYRTLPAQTAPEAFQPPRTSQEFSPSLKTVTSLQLKEELLDGEEYNFLQGASDQESNGSASYYIKQEP, from the exons aCTGAGCATTCTTCACGGTCAGAAAGGAAGAGACGTGACTCATTCGGGATGTTTGACGGTTATGATAGTTGTAGTGAGGACACTAGTAGCAGCTCAAGCTCTGATGAGAGTGAAGAAGAAGTTGCTCCCTTACCATCCAGTCTCCCCATTATCAAGAATAATGGACAGGTCTATACTTATCCAGATGGTAAATCTGGCATGG CTACCTGTGAGATGTGTGGGATGGTCGGTGTCCGAGATGCTTTTTACTCTAAGACAAAGCGTTTCTGTAGTGTTTCATGCTCCAGAAGTTACTCGTCAAACTCCAAGAAGGCCAGCATTCTGGCCAGACTTCAG GGTAAACCTCCAACTAAAAAGGCTAAAGTTCTCCAGAAACAACCTTTAGTGGCTAAACTAGCAGCATATGCTCAGTACCAGGCTACATTGCAGAACCAAGTGAAGACTAAAACAG CTGTCCCTGTGGAAGGTTTCAGTTGGGGTAACTACATTACTAGCAATAATTTAACAGCAGCTCCTGTTACCTGTTTTAAACAT GCACCCATGGGGACGTGCTGGGGTGATATCTCAGAAGGAGTGCGAGTAGAAGTTCCGAACACAGACTGCAGCCTACCTACCAAAGTCTTCTGGATAGCTGGAATTGTGAAATTAGcag GCTACAATGCTTTGCTGAGATATGAAGGGTTTGAAAACGATTCAAGCATTGACTTCTGGTGCAACGTGTGTGGGTCTGACATCCATCCAGTTGGTTGGTGTGCAACTAGTGGGAAGCCTCTAGTCCCACCTAGAA CAATCCAACACAAATACACAAACTGGAAAGCTTTTCTAGTGAAGCGACTTACTGGTGCCAAAACTCTTCCTCCTGACTTTTCTCAGAAG GTGTCAGAAGGTATGCAGTATCCTTTCAAACCTTCCATGAGAGTAGAAGTTGTTGACAAAACGCATCTCTGTCGAACACGGGTAGCAGTTGTAGACAGTGTAATTGGAGGACGACTAAGATTGGTATATGAAGAAAGTGAAGACAAAAATGATGATTTCTGGTGCCATATGTACAGCCCACTCATTCATCACATTGGTTGGTCCCGAAGTATAGGACATCGCTTCAAAAGATCTG ATATTACAAAGAAACAGGACGGACATTATGATGCACCCCCACATTTATTTGCAAAG GTAAAAGAAGTAGATCCAAGTGGAGAATGGTTCAAGGAGGGAATGAAATTGGAGGCTATCGATCCCTTAAACCTGTCTGCAATATGTGTTGCAACCATTAGGAAG GTGTTAGCAGATGGCTATCTAATGATCGGTATTGATGGCTCAGAAGCAGCAGACGGATCTGACTGGTTTTGTTACCATGCCACCTCCCCTTCTATTTTTCCTGTTGGTTTCTGTGAAATTAATGCGATTGAGCTAACTCCACCCAGAG GTTATGCAAAACTCCCTTTCAAATGGTTTGACTACCTCAGGGAAACTGACTCTATAGCAGCACCTGTAAAACTCTTCAATAAG GAAGTTCCAAACCATGGGTTTCACATTCGAATGAAACTGGAGGCTGTAGATCTTATGGAACCACGCCTTGTATGTGTGGCCACCGTAACCCGCATCATCCATCGTCTACTGAGGATACATTTTGatggctgggaagaagaataTGATCAGTGGGTGGATTGCGAGTCCCCTGACCTCTATCCTGTAGGGTGGTGCCAATTAACTGGATATCAACTACAGCCTCCAGCACCACAAA CATCAAGAGATAGCCAGTCAAGTTCatcaaagcaaaagaaaaaggcTAAGTCACAACAGTACAAAGGACACAAGAAAA AGAGGAAGATACCAGTTGTGAAGAAGCCTGTCAGTTTGTCGAGCCTACCCATGGCAGGTGGGGTGCGGAGGAGCTTCTCTGGTGATGAAGAGTTGACTCCTCCTCCATATCGAACCCTTCCAGCACAGACAGCCCCGGAGGCCTTCCAGCCTCCCAGGACTAGCCAAGAGTTCAGTCCCAGCCTCAAAACAG
- the MBTD1 gene encoding MBT domain-containing protein 1 isoform X2 produces the protein MENTKDLTEHSSRSERKRRDSFGMFDGYDSCSEDTSSSSSSDESEEEVAPLPSSLPIIKNNGQVYTYPDGKSGMATCEMCGMVGVRDAFYSKTKRFCSVSCSRSYSSNSKKASILARLQVTGKPPTKKAKVLQKQPLVAKLAAYAQYQATLQNQVKTKTAVPVEGFSWGNYITSNNLTAAPVTCFKHAPMGTCWGDISEGVRVEVPNTDCSLPTKVFWIAGIVKLAGYNALLRYEGFENDSSIDFWCNVCGSDIHPVGWCATSGKPLVPPRTIQHKYTNWKAFLVKRLTGAKTLPPDFSQKVSEGMQYPFKPSMRVEVVDKTHLCRTRVAVVDSVIGGRLRLVYEESEDKNDDFWCHMYSPLIHHIGWSRSIGHRFKRSDITKKQDGHYDAPPHLFAKVKEVDPSGEWFKEGMKLEAIDPLNLSAICVATIRKVLADGYLMIGIDGSEAADGSDWFCYHATSPSIFPVGFCEINAIELTPPRGYAKLPFKWFDYLRETDSIAAPVKLFNKEVPNHGFHIRMKLEAVDLMEPRLVCVATVTRIIHRLLRIHFDGWEEEYDQWVDCESPDLYPVGWCQLTGYQLQPPAPQTSRDSQSSSSKQKKKAKSQQYKGHKKKRKIPVVKKPVSLSSLPMAGGVRRSFSGDEELTPPPYRTLPAQTAPEAFQPPRTSQEFSPSLKTVTSLQLKEELLDGEEYNFLQGASDQESNGSASYYIKQEP, from the exons aCTGAGCATTCTTCACGGTCAGAAAGGAAGAGACGTGACTCATTCGGGATGTTTGACGGTTATGATAGTTGTAGTGAGGACACTAGTAGCAGCTCAAGCTCTGATGAGAGTGAAGAAGAAGTTGCTCCCTTACCATCCAGTCTCCCCATTATCAAGAATAATGGACAGGTCTATACTTATCCAGATGGTAAATCTGGCATGG CTACCTGTGAGATGTGTGGGATGGTCGGTGTCCGAGATGCTTTTTACTCTAAGACAAAGCGTTTCTGTAGTGTTTCATGCTCCAGAAGTTACTCGTCAAACTCCAAGAAGGCCAGCATTCTGGCCAGACTTCAGGTAACG GGTAAACCTCCAACTAAAAAGGCTAAAGTTCTCCAGAAACAACCTTTAGTGGCTAAACTAGCAGCATATGCTCAGTACCAGGCTACATTGCAGAACCAAGTGAAGACTAAAACAG CTGTCCCTGTGGAAGGTTTCAGTTGGGGTAACTACATTACTAGCAATAATTTAACAGCAGCTCCTGTTACCTGTTTTAAACAT GCACCCATGGGGACGTGCTGGGGTGATATCTCAGAAGGAGTGCGAGTAGAAGTTCCGAACACAGACTGCAGCCTACCTACCAAAGTCTTCTGGATAGCTGGAATTGTGAAATTAGcag GCTACAATGCTTTGCTGAGATATGAAGGGTTTGAAAACGATTCAAGCATTGACTTCTGGTGCAACGTGTGTGGGTCTGACATCCATCCAGTTGGTTGGTGTGCAACTAGTGGGAAGCCTCTAGTCCCACCTAGAA CAATCCAACACAAATACACAAACTGGAAAGCTTTTCTAGTGAAGCGACTTACTGGTGCCAAAACTCTTCCTCCTGACTTTTCTCAGAAG GTGTCAGAAGGTATGCAGTATCCTTTCAAACCTTCCATGAGAGTAGAAGTTGTTGACAAAACGCATCTCTGTCGAACACGGGTAGCAGTTGTAGACAGTGTAATTGGAGGACGACTAAGATTGGTATATGAAGAAAGTGAAGACAAAAATGATGATTTCTGGTGCCATATGTACAGCCCACTCATTCATCACATTGGTTGGTCCCGAAGTATAGGACATCGCTTCAAAAGATCTG ATATTACAAAGAAACAGGACGGACATTATGATGCACCCCCACATTTATTTGCAAAG GTAAAAGAAGTAGATCCAAGTGGAGAATGGTTCAAGGAGGGAATGAAATTGGAGGCTATCGATCCCTTAAACCTGTCTGCAATATGTGTTGCAACCATTAGGAAG GTGTTAGCAGATGGCTATCTAATGATCGGTATTGATGGCTCAGAAGCAGCAGACGGATCTGACTGGTTTTGTTACCATGCCACCTCCCCTTCTATTTTTCCTGTTGGTTTCTGTGAAATTAATGCGATTGAGCTAACTCCACCCAGAG GTTATGCAAAACTCCCTTTCAAATGGTTTGACTACCTCAGGGAAACTGACTCTATAGCAGCACCTGTAAAACTCTTCAATAAG GAAGTTCCAAACCATGGGTTTCACATTCGAATGAAACTGGAGGCTGTAGATCTTATGGAACCACGCCTTGTATGTGTGGCCACCGTAACCCGCATCATCCATCGTCTACTGAGGATACATTTTGatggctgggaagaagaataTGATCAGTGGGTGGATTGCGAGTCCCCTGACCTCTATCCTGTAGGGTGGTGCCAATTAACTGGATATCAACTACAGCCTCCAGCACCACAAA CATCAAGAGATAGCCAGTCAAGTTCatcaaagcaaaagaaaaaggcTAAGTCACAACAGTACAAAGGACACAAGAAAA AGAGGAAGATACCAGTTGTGAAGAAGCCTGTCAGTTTGTCGAGCCTACCCATGGCAGGTGGGGTGCGGAGGAGCTTCTCTGGTGATGAAGAGTTGACTCCTCCTCCATATCGAACCCTTCCAGCACAGACAGCCCCGGAGGCCTTCCAGCCTCCCAGGACTAGCCAAGAGTTCAGTCCCAGCCTCAAAACAG
- the MBTD1 gene encoding MBT domain-containing protein 1 isoform X7, with product MENTKDLTEHSSRSERKRRDSFGMFDGYDSCSEDTSSSSSSDESEEEVAPLPSSLPIIKNNGQVYTYPDGKSGMATCEMCGMVGVRDAFYSKTKRFCSVSCSRSYSSNSKKASILARLQGKPPTKKAKVLQKQPLVAKLAAYAQYQATLQNQVKTKTAVPVEGFSWGNYITSNNLTAAPVTCFKHAPMGTCWGDISEGVRVEVPNTDCSLPTKVFWIAGIVKLAGYNALLRYEGFENDSSIDFWCNVCGSDIHPVGWCATSGKPLVPPRTIQHKYTNWKAFLVKRLTGAKTLPPDFSQKVSEGMQYPFKPSMRVEVVDKTHLCRTRVAVVDSVIGGRLRLVYEESEDKNDDFWCHMYSPLIHHIGWSRSIGHRFKRSDITKKQDGHYDAPPHLFAKVKEVDPSGEWFKEGMKLEAIDPLNLSAICVATIRKVLADGYLMIGIDGSEAADGSDWFCYHATSPSIFPVGFCEINAIELTPPRGYAKLPFKWFDYLRETDSIAAPVKLFNKEVPNHGFHIRMKLEAVDLMEPRLVCVATVTRIIHRLLRIHFDGWEEEYDQWVDCESPDLYPVGWCQLTGYQLQPPAPQTSRDSQSSSSKQKKKAKSQQYKGHKKMTSLQLKEELLDGEEYNFLQGASDQESNGSASYYIKQEP from the exons aCTGAGCATTCTTCACGGTCAGAAAGGAAGAGACGTGACTCATTCGGGATGTTTGACGGTTATGATAGTTGTAGTGAGGACACTAGTAGCAGCTCAAGCTCTGATGAGAGTGAAGAAGAAGTTGCTCCCTTACCATCCAGTCTCCCCATTATCAAGAATAATGGACAGGTCTATACTTATCCAGATGGTAAATCTGGCATGG CTACCTGTGAGATGTGTGGGATGGTCGGTGTCCGAGATGCTTTTTACTCTAAGACAAAGCGTTTCTGTAGTGTTTCATGCTCCAGAAGTTACTCGTCAAACTCCAAGAAGGCCAGCATTCTGGCCAGACTTCAG GGTAAACCTCCAACTAAAAAGGCTAAAGTTCTCCAGAAACAACCTTTAGTGGCTAAACTAGCAGCATATGCTCAGTACCAGGCTACATTGCAGAACCAAGTGAAGACTAAAACAG CTGTCCCTGTGGAAGGTTTCAGTTGGGGTAACTACATTACTAGCAATAATTTAACAGCAGCTCCTGTTACCTGTTTTAAACAT GCACCCATGGGGACGTGCTGGGGTGATATCTCAGAAGGAGTGCGAGTAGAAGTTCCGAACACAGACTGCAGCCTACCTACCAAAGTCTTCTGGATAGCTGGAATTGTGAAATTAGcag GCTACAATGCTTTGCTGAGATATGAAGGGTTTGAAAACGATTCAAGCATTGACTTCTGGTGCAACGTGTGTGGGTCTGACATCCATCCAGTTGGTTGGTGTGCAACTAGTGGGAAGCCTCTAGTCCCACCTAGAA CAATCCAACACAAATACACAAACTGGAAAGCTTTTCTAGTGAAGCGACTTACTGGTGCCAAAACTCTTCCTCCTGACTTTTCTCAGAAG GTGTCAGAAGGTATGCAGTATCCTTTCAAACCTTCCATGAGAGTAGAAGTTGTTGACAAAACGCATCTCTGTCGAACACGGGTAGCAGTTGTAGACAGTGTAATTGGAGGACGACTAAGATTGGTATATGAAGAAAGTGAAGACAAAAATGATGATTTCTGGTGCCATATGTACAGCCCACTCATTCATCACATTGGTTGGTCCCGAAGTATAGGACATCGCTTCAAAAGATCTG ATATTACAAAGAAACAGGACGGACATTATGATGCACCCCCACATTTATTTGCAAAG GTAAAAGAAGTAGATCCAAGTGGAGAATGGTTCAAGGAGGGAATGAAATTGGAGGCTATCGATCCCTTAAACCTGTCTGCAATATGTGTTGCAACCATTAGGAAG GTGTTAGCAGATGGCTATCTAATGATCGGTATTGATGGCTCAGAAGCAGCAGACGGATCTGACTGGTTTTGTTACCATGCCACCTCCCCTTCTATTTTTCCTGTTGGTTTCTGTGAAATTAATGCGATTGAGCTAACTCCACCCAGAG GTTATGCAAAACTCCCTTTCAAATGGTTTGACTACCTCAGGGAAACTGACTCTATAGCAGCACCTGTAAAACTCTTCAATAAG GAAGTTCCAAACCATGGGTTTCACATTCGAATGAAACTGGAGGCTGTAGATCTTATGGAACCACGCCTTGTATGTGTGGCCACCGTAACCCGCATCATCCATCGTCTACTGAGGATACATTTTGatggctgggaagaagaataTGATCAGTGGGTGGATTGCGAGTCCCCTGACCTCTATCCTGTAGGGTGGTGCCAATTAACTGGATATCAACTACAGCCTCCAGCACCACAAA CATCAAGAGATAGCCAGTCAAGTTCatcaaagcaaaagaaaaaggcTAAGTCACAACAGTACAAAGGACACAAGAAAA
- the MBTD1 gene encoding MBT domain-containing protein 1 isoform X1 — MENTKDLTEHSSRSERKRRDSFGMFDGYDSCSEDTSSSSSSDESEEEVAPLPSSLPIIKNNGQVYTYPDGKSGMATCEMCGMVGVRDAFYSKTKRFCSVSCSRSYSSNSKKASILARLQVTGKPPTKKAKVLQKQPLVAKLAAYAQYQATLQNQVKTKTAAVPVEGFSWGNYITSNNLTAAPVTCFKHAPMGTCWGDISEGVRVEVPNTDCSLPTKVFWIAGIVKLAGYNALLRYEGFENDSSIDFWCNVCGSDIHPVGWCATSGKPLVPPRTIQHKYTNWKAFLVKRLTGAKTLPPDFSQKVSEGMQYPFKPSMRVEVVDKTHLCRTRVAVVDSVIGGRLRLVYEESEDKNDDFWCHMYSPLIHHIGWSRSIGHRFKRSDITKKQDGHYDAPPHLFAKVKEVDPSGEWFKEGMKLEAIDPLNLSAICVATIRKVLADGYLMIGIDGSEAADGSDWFCYHATSPSIFPVGFCEINAIELTPPRGYAKLPFKWFDYLRETDSIAAPVKLFNKEVPNHGFHIRMKLEAVDLMEPRLVCVATVTRIIHRLLRIHFDGWEEEYDQWVDCESPDLYPVGWCQLTGYQLQPPAPQTSRDSQSSSSKQKKKAKSQQYKGHKKKRKIPVVKKPVSLSSLPMAGGVRRSFSGDEELTPPPYRTLPAQTAPEAFQPPRTSQEFSPSLKTVTSLQLKEELLDGEEYNFLQGASDQESNGSASYYIKQEP; from the exons aCTGAGCATTCTTCACGGTCAGAAAGGAAGAGACGTGACTCATTCGGGATGTTTGACGGTTATGATAGTTGTAGTGAGGACACTAGTAGCAGCTCAAGCTCTGATGAGAGTGAAGAAGAAGTTGCTCCCTTACCATCCAGTCTCCCCATTATCAAGAATAATGGACAGGTCTATACTTATCCAGATGGTAAATCTGGCATGG CTACCTGTGAGATGTGTGGGATGGTCGGTGTCCGAGATGCTTTTTACTCTAAGACAAAGCGTTTCTGTAGTGTTTCATGCTCCAGAAGTTACTCGTCAAACTCCAAGAAGGCCAGCATTCTGGCCAGACTTCAGGTAACG GGTAAACCTCCAACTAAAAAGGCTAAAGTTCTCCAGAAACAACCTTTAGTGGCTAAACTAGCAGCATATGCTCAGTACCAGGCTACATTGCAGAACCAAGTGAAGACTAAAACAG CAGCTGTCCCTGTGGAAGGTTTCAGTTGGGGTAACTACATTACTAGCAATAATTTAACAGCAGCTCCTGTTACCTGTTTTAAACAT GCACCCATGGGGACGTGCTGGGGTGATATCTCAGAAGGAGTGCGAGTAGAAGTTCCGAACACAGACTGCAGCCTACCTACCAAAGTCTTCTGGATAGCTGGAATTGTGAAATTAGcag GCTACAATGCTTTGCTGAGATATGAAGGGTTTGAAAACGATTCAAGCATTGACTTCTGGTGCAACGTGTGTGGGTCTGACATCCATCCAGTTGGTTGGTGTGCAACTAGTGGGAAGCCTCTAGTCCCACCTAGAA CAATCCAACACAAATACACAAACTGGAAAGCTTTTCTAGTGAAGCGACTTACTGGTGCCAAAACTCTTCCTCCTGACTTTTCTCAGAAG GTGTCAGAAGGTATGCAGTATCCTTTCAAACCTTCCATGAGAGTAGAAGTTGTTGACAAAACGCATCTCTGTCGAACACGGGTAGCAGTTGTAGACAGTGTAATTGGAGGACGACTAAGATTGGTATATGAAGAAAGTGAAGACAAAAATGATGATTTCTGGTGCCATATGTACAGCCCACTCATTCATCACATTGGTTGGTCCCGAAGTATAGGACATCGCTTCAAAAGATCTG ATATTACAAAGAAACAGGACGGACATTATGATGCACCCCCACATTTATTTGCAAAG GTAAAAGAAGTAGATCCAAGTGGAGAATGGTTCAAGGAGGGAATGAAATTGGAGGCTATCGATCCCTTAAACCTGTCTGCAATATGTGTTGCAACCATTAGGAAG GTGTTAGCAGATGGCTATCTAATGATCGGTATTGATGGCTCAGAAGCAGCAGACGGATCTGACTGGTTTTGTTACCATGCCACCTCCCCTTCTATTTTTCCTGTTGGTTTCTGTGAAATTAATGCGATTGAGCTAACTCCACCCAGAG GTTATGCAAAACTCCCTTTCAAATGGTTTGACTACCTCAGGGAAACTGACTCTATAGCAGCACCTGTAAAACTCTTCAATAAG GAAGTTCCAAACCATGGGTTTCACATTCGAATGAAACTGGAGGCTGTAGATCTTATGGAACCACGCCTTGTATGTGTGGCCACCGTAACCCGCATCATCCATCGTCTACTGAGGATACATTTTGatggctgggaagaagaataTGATCAGTGGGTGGATTGCGAGTCCCCTGACCTCTATCCTGTAGGGTGGTGCCAATTAACTGGATATCAACTACAGCCTCCAGCACCACAAA CATCAAGAGATAGCCAGTCAAGTTCatcaaagcaaaagaaaaaggcTAAGTCACAACAGTACAAAGGACACAAGAAAA AGAGGAAGATACCAGTTGTGAAGAAGCCTGTCAGTTTGTCGAGCCTACCCATGGCAGGTGGGGTGCGGAGGAGCTTCTCTGGTGATGAAGAGTTGACTCCTCCTCCATATCGAACCCTTCCAGCACAGACAGCCCCGGAGGCCTTCCAGCCTCCCAGGACTAGCCAAGAGTTCAGTCCCAGCCTCAAAACAG